One Helianthus annuus cultivar XRQ/B chromosome 12, HanXRQr2.0-SUNRISE, whole genome shotgun sequence genomic region harbors:
- the LOC110895886 gene encoding laccase-17: MVGFVRTLVAITLLVSVYSVAGTTRHYEFNIQLQNVTRLCHTRSMVTVNGKFPGPRIVAREGDCLLIKVTNNVSNNITIHWHGIRQLRSGWADGPAYVTQCPIQTGQSYVYNYTVIGQRGTLFWHAHISWLRASLYGPLIILPKLSVPYPFTKPYKEVPIIFGEWFNTDPEAIIAQATQTGGGPNVSDAYTFNGLPGPFYNCSAKDTLKLKVKHAKTYLLRLINAALNDELFFSIANHTLTVVEADAIYTKPFDTETLILAPGQTTNVLLKTKLKFPGANFVMSARPYVTGQGTFDNSTVAGILEYESSIHMKNLPLFKPALPPLNDTSFVTQFSNRLRSLASAQFPANVPQKIDRHLFFTVGLGTSPCEKNKTCQGPNGTRFAASINNVSFVQPSVALLQSHYSGQSEGVYSPYFPITPFHWFNYTGTPPNNTFVSNGTKLMVLPFNTSVELVLQDTSILGVESHPLHLHGFNFFVVGQGFGNYDPNKDPKNFNLVDPIERNTVGVPSGGWVAIRFLADNPGVWFMHCHLEVHTSWGLKMAWLVLDGKLPNQKLLPPPVDLPKC, from the exons ATGGTCGGTTTTGTGAGAACATTGGTTGCGATAACCTTACTTGTTTCGGTGTATTCTGTTGCTGGCACTACCAGGCACTATGAGTTTAAT ATCCAACTGCAAAATGTGACAAGGCTTTGCCACACGAGGAGCATGGTGACGGTGAATGGGAAATTTCCAGGTCCACGCATCGTAGCTCGGGAGGGTGACTGCTTGCTTATCAAAGTTACCAATAACGTCTCCAATAATATTACAATCCATTG GCATGGTATCCGTCAGCTACGGAGTGGTTGGGCAGATGGGCCAGCTTACGTAACGCAATGCCCCATACAAACGGGACAGAGTTATGTGTATAACTATACGGTCATCGGACAAAGAGGAACTTTGTTTTGGCACGCACATATATCATGGCTACGAGCGAGTCTCTATGGCCCTCTTATCATTCTTCCAAAGCTTAGTGTCCCATACCCTTTTACAAAGCCCTATAAAGAAGTTCCCATCATCTTTG GAGAATGGTTTAATACGGATCCAGAAGCCATAATTGCCCAAGCAACACAAACTGGTGGAGGTCCAAACGTTTCTGACGCCTATACCTTCAATGGGCTTCCTGGTCCTTTCTATAACTGTTCTGCTAAAG ATACGCTCAAACTGAAGGTTAAGCACGCGAAGACATACCTACTTCGACTCATCAATGCAGCACTCAACGATGAACTCTTTTTTAGCATAGCAAACCACACCCTCACAGTTGTTGAAGCTGATGCCATTTACACAAAACCTTTCGACACTGAGACACTTATACTAGCTCCTGGTCAAACCACCAATGTCCTCCTTAAGACCAAACTGAAATTTCCTGGTGCCAACTTTGTTATGTCTGCTAGACCATATGTAACAGGACAAGGAACCTTTGACAATTCCACTGTTGCTGGTATTCTTGAATATGAGTCGTCCATTCACATGAAAAATCTGCCACTCTTTAAACCAGCATTACCACCTTTAAATGACACGTCATTCGTGACGCAATTTTCAAATAGGCTTCGAAGCTTGGCGAGTGCTCAGTTTCCAGCTAATGTTCCACAGAAGATTGACAGACATCTTTTTTTCACTGTAGGACTTGGTACCAGTCCTtgtgaaaaaaataaaacttgCCAAGGCCCAAATGGAACCAGGTTCGCTGCGTCTATTAACAATGTGTCCTTTGTACAGCCAAGTGTTGCCCTTCTCCAGTCCCATTATTCTGGTCAATCAGAGGGTGTTTATAGTCCTTATTTCCCTATCACCCCATTCCATTGGTTTAACTATACCGGGACTCCTCCAAATAATACCTTTGTGAGCAATGGTACAAAACTTATGGTTCTTCCATTTAATACTAGTGTCGAGTTGGTCTTGCAAGATACTAGCATTCTTGGCGTTGAAAGCCACCCTCTTCATCTCCATGGATTCAATTTCTTTGTTGTTGGTCAAGGGTTTGGAAACTATGATCCTAACAAGGACCCTAAGAACTTCAATCTTGTGGACCCTATTGAAAGGAACACGGTTGGTGTCCCTTCTGGCGGGTGGGTTGCTATACGGTTTCTTGCAGATAACCCAG GGGTATGGTTCATGCACTGCCATTTGGAAGTTCATACAAGTTGGGGTTTGAAGATGGCTTGGCTTGTCTTGGATGGAAAACTTCCAAACCAAAAGCTCTTACCTCCACCCGTGGATCTTCCAAAGTGCTAA